The Shewanella japonica genome has a window encoding:
- the elbB gene encoding isoprenoid biosynthesis glyoxalase ElbB yields the protein MKNIAVLLSGCGVYDGAEIHESVLTLLALSKAGANYQCFAPDVEQMHVVNHLNGEINAAETRNVLQESARICRGEVLNVQSLDITEYDGLIVPGGFGAAKNLCDFAVAGSGSTVEPSVEAFIQEFALVKKPIGFMCIAPVMIPSIFKTNPIGTIGNDSGTAQAFTEMGGEHRDATVEDIIVDTHNNIVSTPAYMLANSIAEANVGIEKLVAKVLEMT from the coding sequence ATGAAAAATATTGCTGTGTTACTGAGCGGTTGTGGTGTTTATGATGGCGCAGAAATACACGAGTCAGTGTTAACCTTGCTGGCGTTATCAAAAGCGGGGGCTAATTATCAATGCTTTGCACCTGATGTTGAACAAATGCATGTGGTGAATCATCTTAATGGCGAAATAAATGCTGCAGAAACTCGTAACGTTTTGCAAGAGTCTGCCAGAATTTGTCGCGGTGAAGTGCTAAACGTTCAGTCATTAGATATCACTGAATATGATGGTTTGATTGTGCCTGGCGGTTTTGGTGCGGCAAAAAACTTATGCGATTTTGCCGTCGCAGGAAGTGGCAGTACAGTTGAGCCTAGTGTCGAAGCGTTTATTCAAGAATTTGCTTTAGTGAAGAAACCTATCGGGTTTATGTGCATTGCGCCGGTTATGATCCCTAGCATTTTTAAAACCAACCCTATTGGCACGATCGGTAATGATAGTGGAACCGCCCAGGCCTTCACGGAAATGGGGGGCGAGCACCGTGATGCTACCGTTGAAGATATTATCGTTGATACACACAATAACATCGTATCCACACCTGCTTACATGCTTGCGAATAGCATTGCAGAGGCAAATGTAGGTATTGAAAAGCTAGTGGCTAAAGTACTTGAAATGACGTGA
- the glpG gene encoding rhomboid family intramembrane serine protease GlpG — MIEIGQLPHARAAQAFIDYLKGLDIECVPVVTANGVSLVVYDETKAEQAKHEFELFRQNPYQKKYLEASWDNGSTQTKLDYGSSSLGLVQQFITGAGPLTLITFFICMVVFAAMNLGFANHVFSALSFFGAVPGSDFSQVWRAFTPSLMHFSAMHLIFNLLWWWYLGGKIETKLGTRPLLILLVVAGTLPSLVQYMMTGPNFGGLSGVVYAVVGYTWIMGQRKPDAGIGLPNSYMTFMLIWLVLGFTDLLGMPIANGAHIGGLLVGLAQGFFDSQRQSNTRVDQ; from the coding sequence ATGATTGAAATCGGCCAGTTACCCCACGCTCGCGCAGCTCAAGCCTTTATCGACTACTTGAAAGGGTTAGATATTGAGTGTGTACCCGTTGTGACTGCAAACGGGGTATCTCTGGTCGTGTATGATGAAACAAAAGCTGAACAAGCAAAACATGAATTTGAGCTTTTTAGACAAAACCCATATCAAAAGAAATATTTAGAAGCCTCTTGGGATAATGGTTCAACCCAAACTAAGCTCGATTATGGCTCGTCCTCTTTAGGCTTAGTGCAACAATTTATTACCGGAGCAGGCCCTTTAACCCTAATCACTTTTTTTATCTGCATGGTTGTCTTTGCAGCGATGAACCTCGGCTTTGCTAATCACGTTTTTAGCGCTTTGTCCTTCTTTGGGGCAGTTCCTGGTAGCGACTTTAGCCAAGTTTGGCGTGCCTTTACCCCTAGCTTAATGCACTTTTCAGCCATGCATCTTATCTTCAATTTACTTTGGTGGTGGTATTTAGGCGGTAAAATAGAAACAAAACTTGGCACACGACCACTGTTGATATTACTGGTCGTTGCCGGCACCTTGCCAAGCCTAGTGCAATATATGATGACAGGCCCTAACTTTGGTGGTTTATCTGGCGTCGTTTACGCCGTTGTTGGATATACTTGGATTATGGGTCAACGAAAACCAGATGCAGGTATTGGCTTACCCAATAGTTATATGACTTTTATGCTGATTTGGTTAGTTTTAGGCTTTACCGATCTATTGGGAATGCCAATAGCCAACGGCGCACATATCGGAGGCTTGTTAGTCGGGTTAGCGCAAGGCTTTTTTGATAGCCAAAGGCAAAGCAATACTCGGGTCGATCAGTAA
- the glpE gene encoding thiosulfate sulfurtransferase GlpE — protein MSTFKHLSINELIHMTADSNDVQIVDIRDAASYAAGHIEGSIHLTNENIAHVIAEADMDMPLVVVCYHGISSQGAAGYLIEQGFDDVYSLDGGFTAWSAAHA, from the coding sequence ATGAGCACATTTAAGCACCTTTCAATCAATGAATTAATCCATATGACAGCAGACTCAAATGATGTCCAAATTGTCGATATCCGTGATGCTGCGAGTTATGCAGCAGGTCATATTGAAGGATCAATTCATCTCACTAATGAAAACATTGCTCATGTAATAGCAGAAGCGGACATGGATATGCCATTAGTCGTTGTCTGTTATCACGGCATTAGTAGTCAAGGTGCTGCAGGTTACTTAATTGAACAAGGATTTGATGACGTATATAGCTTAGACGGTGGCTTTACAGCTTGGAGCGCAGCGCACGCATGA